The DNA sequence TTGAAGAAATTATTAATATGACCCCAGCAAATCGCAGCATTTGGTTATTTTCTGCGACGGTGAAATCAGGAATTAGCGATTTAATGAAATCGCACATGCCAAATCCGGTTTCGGTTCGCATCAACTCAACCAGTATTGCTAACGCAAGCACTAAGCAGTTTTATGCGGTTGTTTCTCGCCGTCAACGCTTTGAAGCGCTTTCTCGTATTCTTGAAAGTGAGGAAGATATGTACGGCTTTATTTTCTGCCCAACAAAAATTATTACCGGTGAAGTTGCCGAATTACTCGGTAAACGTGGTTACAAAGCCAAACCTATCCATGGCGATATGAGCCAATCTGCAAGAAATCAGGTTATTAAAGGATTTAAGAACCGCGAATTCAGCTTTTTAGTAGCAACCGACGTTGCAGCTCGCGGAATTGACGTTACCGGTATTACCCACGTTATTAACTATGGCCTTCCTGAGGATCAAGAAAGTTATATTCACCGTATCGGCAGAACTGGCCGTGCAGGAAAAGAGGGCGTGGCAATTACTATTATTGATCCGCAAATGCGCTATCGCATTAACTCGCTCGCACGTCGTTATAATGTGACTATTGAACCGATGTCTCTTCCAACGGCTGAAGAAATTAACCAAAAACGTGTACAAAAAATTTACAATGCAATTACCCAGCAAGCAAAAAAAGAACTTTCAAAGCCTGCAGAAGTTGCACTTTCTGAACAGCTTTCATCACTTTCTCAAGGTGAGCTTATCAAAGCGCTTGTAAGCTGCTCGCAGCAATTATATGGTGCAGTAGCTCAAGAAGGCGAAGATCTCAATGTTGCCCCTTCAAGCGATGATCGCGGTGGCGGCGATCGCTCATACCGCCCAAGAAGATTTGGCGGAGGATTTAGCGGCAGCAGAGGTGGCGGACGTCGGAGCGGAGGCTTTAGCGGTGGCCGCAGTGGTGGCGGCAGCAGGGGTTTTAGCCGAAGAATCTACGAAGCGTAAACATTTGTATAGTATACCGAACTAAGAGCCCGGCAATGTTAGTTGCTGGGCTCTCTTCTTTTAGCTGGCCCATTTGGAATATTTCATACTGAAACAAACGATCGCTAATCTGCTATAAAAATAAATCAAAAAAGCACGAGCGGTTTTCGAAGAATTTTATTTGTGGTAGCATCTAATATGTAGGTTATTCCAGGCAAATGCGAGGTTTTCATGTTTAGAGCGTTCAAAGTATTAATAATAAATATGTTTTTTATGGTGAATCTTGCATCAGCAATGCAAAAGCCATTCGGCGCAATCGATTGGAACGATACGCTATCAAAACGATATGGTACTTTAGCTGACTGCATGCGATCTGTAGTGGACGTTTGTACATTTTTATATCGTGCGCCAAATCGAACAGAACTTATTAAA is a window from the Candidatus Babeliales bacterium genome containing:
- a CDS encoding DEAD/DEAH box helicase, whose product is MSTNSVGSFNDFSLHAQIKQALTSLGLTTPTPIQAQALPVLLDNSRTHFHGQAQTGTGKTLAFGLPLLQDIDPAIRKVQALVVAPTRELADQIYQSLIQVARYRGISIVPIYGGMPIDRQMRELNAKPHLVIGTPGRLNDHIQRRTLSLADIKIVVLDEADTMLDMGFKDEVEEIINMTPANRSIWLFSATVKSGISDLMKSHMPNPVSVRINSTSIANASTKQFYAVVSRRQRFEALSRILESEEDMYGFIFCPTKIITGEVAELLGKRGYKAKPIHGDMSQSARNQVIKGFKNREFSFLVATDVAARGIDVTGITHVINYGLPEDQESYIHRIGRTGRAGKEGVAITIIDPQMRYRINSLARRYNVTIEPMSLPTAEEINQKRVQKIYNAITQQAKKELSKPAEVALSEQLSSLSQGELIKALVSCSQQLYGAVAQEGEDLNVAPSSDDRGGGDRSYRPRRFGGGFSGSRGGGRRSGGFSGGRSGGGSRGFSRRIYEA